In Bombus huntii isolate Logan2020A chromosome 3, iyBomHunt1.1, whole genome shotgun sequence, a single genomic region encodes these proteins:
- the LOC126864144 gene encoding uncharacterized protein LOC126864144 isoform X2 — protein sequence MIMEIADAGGGYKRFRVTVLVLFILLFGWTDRVAAGDCGLAELTCRDGHCVPIDAYCNGRDDCGDNSDEPAMCTPCNRTYHGREGRTYKLDLPRPSEERLPFLCHLTFTAAGQGYGELVQLLWDAFSVGRVDPNTDSFVTSCPEGSLQLAELGRHFTGGSWCGVGEGKASYYSETSTVTASIRLFHAPSSVPFEFRLRYRFVARNEAVARLGKPELPIERGSPVPGTYCSRNFYECHLKQCRLQSPNYPGEYPRNASCLITIRQKEVPTCKHAMISVKSTPTGPVGITTANSTLSVWQDCRPEKDHLIFRDGVRPEDSILLVYCGGPLPRITARGPTMQVEFRSSPIAIPLGASALRLELEIQVVYVDSDGLDYAKGPQGCHFFVNGTNKRSGILRAPLHALPPNSSCTWNIKGSAGDRVWIYFSSYSQRDLTGSVENNASSQSDVPCAIKLIFWDGTPSTGLPMATLCDDTPKLCAHAALRNVTRSTRPCTEDESYITVAPSLTLRMETLLGTALHTVNFNAQYEFISTTQVGEPWGDGVCSRVWRKVRSGEVTSPRDVRLFGRGGSPKLDCRYRIEAGADERVRLTLHNVSLGESTICTSEPDPHTGRPRCVQEVGSREARLVLYEAPWRDVKLPRACLCDNTSHLPLTHISSSRALEITFLIEQQAPHEDFETLFFYASFELVRAPECPRKQRVRGEGGELRFVAPPLSRPDIYCEGLPWLVEARENRSLFVLTWGWFLPLEPSPISEMNEQSKCPTTNRILLYSGWPPKLLKVVCPAEPGAREFTVHVFSEEWLGGTGEGKWPGPPRPPALLLDFVARESGQAAASWLEISKSRAALRRQLRLPERGIENETLANGDCPHKCPELSACIAASLWCDGRAHCPSGHDEANCGNGAKLLGLLPSEMWLVLAGVAGIIAAFACFFVVLISRSKARTKRLHYKGTKKSNRPRRAPTEETLLGAAS from the exons GAGATAGCTGATGCTGGAGGTGGTTACAAACGATTTCGTGTAACTGTTCTAGTTCTGTTCATACTTTTATTCGGTTGGACAGACCGTGTGGCAGCTGGCGATTGCGGTCTGGCCGAGTTAACTTGCCGGGATGGGCATTGTGTACCGATTGACGCGTACTGTAATGGACGAGATGATTGCGGAGATAATAGTGACGAGCCAGCGATGTGTACACCCTGTAATCGTACGTATCACGGACGCGAAGGACGTACATACAAATTGGATCTTCCGAGACCTAGCGAGGAACGTCTGCCATTCCTTTGTCATTTAACGTTCACCGCTGCTGGCCAGGGGTACGGTGAACTTGTACAACTTTTATGGGATGCGTTCAGCGTGGGCAGAGTAGACCCAAACACTGATAGCTTCGTTACTAGCTGTCCTGAAGGATCGTTACAATTAGCAGAATTAGGTAGACACTTTACGGGCGGCTCGTGGTGTGGAGTTGGAGAAGGGAAAGCTTCTTACTACAGCGAGACGAGTACAGTCACGGCGTCTATACGATTGTTTCACGCTCCTTCCAGCGTACCTTTTGAATTTCGTTTAAGGTACAGATTTGTGGCGCGCAATGAAGCCGTGGCTAGACTAGGAAAGCCTGAGCTTCCGATCGAAAGGGGCTCCCCCGTGCCGGGTACTTACTGTTCTAGAAACTTTTATGAATGTCATTTGAAGCAATGTAGACTACAGAGTCCCAACTATCCCGGGGAATATCCGAGAAATGCCAGCTGCTTGATAACTATAAGACAGAAGGAGGTGCCCACCTGTAAGCATGCTATGATTTCGGTGAAATCTACGCCGACTGGTCCAGTCGGGATTACCACAGCCAATAGTACTTTAAGTGTATGGCAAGATTGCCGCCCGGAGAAAGACCATCTTATCTTTCGAGACGGGGTTAGACCAGAAGATTCGATTTTATTGGTTTATTGCGGGGGACCTTTACCCAGGATCACTGCCAGAGGTCCAACTATGCAAGTGGAGTTCCGAAGTTCCCCGATAGCCATCCCCCTTGGTGCCTCTGCTTTGAGGCTCGAACTCGAGATTCAAGTAGTTTACGTCGACTCTGATGGCCTCGACTACGCCAAGGGCCCTCAAGGTTGCCATTTTTTTGTAAATGGTACTAACAAAAGGAGCGGCATACTGAGAGCGCCGCTTCACGCACTGCCACCAAATTCCAGCTGTACTTGGAATATCAAAGGATCCGCTGGGGACAGAGTGTGGATTTACTTTTCCTCGTACTCGCAACGGGACTTAACGGGTAGCGTCGAGAACAACGCCAGTTCTCAGTCGGATGTACCTTGCGCGATAAAGCTGATATTTTGGGATGGTACACCGTCCACTGGACTTCCAATGGCCACGCTTTGTGACGACACACCTAAGCTGTGTGCACACGCGGCTCTGAGGAATGTCACTAGAAGCACGAGGCCCTGTACAGAGGATGAAAGTTACATCACAGTCGCACCATCTTTAACGTTACGTATGGAAACGTTGTTGGGTACTGCACTTCATACGGTTAACTTTAAT GCACAGTATGAATTTATTTCGACCACTCAAGTTGGCGAACCCTGGGGAGACGGAGTTTGCAGCAGAGTATGGCGCAAAGTTCGAAGCGGCGAGGTAACATCACCTCGTGATGTTCGTCTTTTTGGAAGAGGTGGATCCCCAAAATTAGACTGTAGATATCGTATAGAGGCTGGTGCGGACGAGAGGGTGCGATTGACGTTGCACAACGTCAGTCTAGGCGAGTCTACCATTTGCACGAGCGAGCCAGACCCTCATACTGGCCGACCACGTTGTGTTCAAGAAGTGGGTTCCAGAGAAGCTCGTTTAGTTTTATACGAAGCGCCTTGGCGGGATGTAAAGCTTCCGAGAGCTTGTTTATGTGATAACACGTCGCATCTTCCATTGACGCACATCTCTTCGAGCAGAGCTTTAGAGATTACGTTTTTAATCGAACAACAAGCTCCGCACGAAGACTTTgaaactctttttttttatgcTAGCTTCGAACTTGTTCGTGCACCCGAGTGTCCCAGAAAGCAAAGAGTACGCGGAGAAG GTGGCGAATTACGATTCGTGGCTCCACCATTATCGAGACCAGATATTTATTGTGAAGGACTTCCATGGTTAGTGGAGGCACGCGAAAACAGGTCCCTTTTCGTTTTAACTTGGGGCTGGTTCCTCCCCCTAGAACCATCGCCGATATCAGAAATGAACGAACAAAGCAAATGTCCAACCACCAACAGAATCCTCCTTTACTCCGGTTGGCCGCCAAAACTTCTAAAAGTAGTGTGTCCCGCTGAACCAGGTGCAAGAGAGTTCACCGTTCACGTCTTCTCCGAAGAGTGGCTAGGAGGCACCGGCGAGGGTAAATGGCCAGGTCCACCACGACCTCCTGCGCTTTTGCTGGACTTTGTTGCAAGAGAATCTGGTCAGGCTGCAGCCTCGTGGTTAGAAATTTCGAAGAGCAGAGCTGCATTACGTAGACAGCTACGTTTACCCGAAAGAGGAATAGAGAATGAGACATTGGCTAACGGAGACTGTCCCCATAAGTGTCCCGAATTAAGCGCTTGCATTGCCGCGAGTCTTTGGTGTGATGGGAGAGCTCATTGTCCGTCCGGACACGATGAAGCGAATTGTGGTAACGGGGCGAAATTACTTGGATTATTACCTTCGGAAATGTGGCTGGTATTAGCCGGTGTCGCTGGAATTATCGCTGCCTTTGCGTGCTTCTTTGTGGTACTGATTAGCAG gTCAAAAGCGCGTACGAAAAGACTTCACTATAAGGGTACAAAAAAAAGCAATAGACCGAGGCGAGCGCCGACAGAGGAGACGTTACTGGGAGCAGCATCCTGA
- the LOC126864144 gene encoding uncharacterized protein LOC126864144 isoform X1: protein MNACSQEIADAGGGYKRFRVTVLVLFILLFGWTDRVAAGDCGLAELTCRDGHCVPIDAYCNGRDDCGDNSDEPAMCTPCNRTYHGREGRTYKLDLPRPSEERLPFLCHLTFTAAGQGYGELVQLLWDAFSVGRVDPNTDSFVTSCPEGSLQLAELGRHFTGGSWCGVGEGKASYYSETSTVTASIRLFHAPSSVPFEFRLRYRFVARNEAVARLGKPELPIERGSPVPGTYCSRNFYECHLKQCRLQSPNYPGEYPRNASCLITIRQKEVPTCKHAMISVKSTPTGPVGITTANSTLSVWQDCRPEKDHLIFRDGVRPEDSILLVYCGGPLPRITARGPTMQVEFRSSPIAIPLGASALRLELEIQVVYVDSDGLDYAKGPQGCHFFVNGTNKRSGILRAPLHALPPNSSCTWNIKGSAGDRVWIYFSSYSQRDLTGSVENNASSQSDVPCAIKLIFWDGTPSTGLPMATLCDDTPKLCAHAALRNVTRSTRPCTEDESYITVAPSLTLRMETLLGTALHTVNFNAQYEFISTTQVGEPWGDGVCSRVWRKVRSGEVTSPRDVRLFGRGGSPKLDCRYRIEAGADERVRLTLHNVSLGESTICTSEPDPHTGRPRCVQEVGSREARLVLYEAPWRDVKLPRACLCDNTSHLPLTHISSSRALEITFLIEQQAPHEDFETLFFYASFELVRAPECPRKQRVRGEGGELRFVAPPLSRPDIYCEGLPWLVEARENRSLFVLTWGWFLPLEPSPISEMNEQSKCPTTNRILLYSGWPPKLLKVVCPAEPGAREFTVHVFSEEWLGGTGEGKWPGPPRPPALLLDFVARESGQAAASWLEISKSRAALRRQLRLPERGIENETLANGDCPHKCPELSACIAASLWCDGRAHCPSGHDEANCGNGAKLLGLLPSEMWLVLAGVAGIIAAFACFFVVLISRSKARTKRLHYKGTKKSNRPRRAPTEETLLGAAS, encoded by the exons ATGAACGCTTGTTCACAGGAGATAGCTGATGCTGGAGGTGGTTACAAACGATTTCGTGTAACTGTTCTAGTTCTGTTCATACTTTTATTCGGTTGGACAGACCGTGTGGCAGCTGGCGATTGCGGTCTGGCCGAGTTAACTTGCCGGGATGGGCATTGTGTACCGATTGACGCGTACTGTAATGGACGAGATGATTGCGGAGATAATAGTGACGAGCCAGCGATGTGTACACCCTGTAATCGTACGTATCACGGACGCGAAGGACGTACATACAAATTGGATCTTCCGAGACCTAGCGAGGAACGTCTGCCATTCCTTTGTCATTTAACGTTCACCGCTGCTGGCCAGGGGTACGGTGAACTTGTACAACTTTTATGGGATGCGTTCAGCGTGGGCAGAGTAGACCCAAACACTGATAGCTTCGTTACTAGCTGTCCTGAAGGATCGTTACAATTAGCAGAATTAGGTAGACACTTTACGGGCGGCTCGTGGTGTGGAGTTGGAGAAGGGAAAGCTTCTTACTACAGCGAGACGAGTACAGTCACGGCGTCTATACGATTGTTTCACGCTCCTTCCAGCGTACCTTTTGAATTTCGTTTAAGGTACAGATTTGTGGCGCGCAATGAAGCCGTGGCTAGACTAGGAAAGCCTGAGCTTCCGATCGAAAGGGGCTCCCCCGTGCCGGGTACTTACTGTTCTAGAAACTTTTATGAATGTCATTTGAAGCAATGTAGACTACAGAGTCCCAACTATCCCGGGGAATATCCGAGAAATGCCAGCTGCTTGATAACTATAAGACAGAAGGAGGTGCCCACCTGTAAGCATGCTATGATTTCGGTGAAATCTACGCCGACTGGTCCAGTCGGGATTACCACAGCCAATAGTACTTTAAGTGTATGGCAAGATTGCCGCCCGGAGAAAGACCATCTTATCTTTCGAGACGGGGTTAGACCAGAAGATTCGATTTTATTGGTTTATTGCGGGGGACCTTTACCCAGGATCACTGCCAGAGGTCCAACTATGCAAGTGGAGTTCCGAAGTTCCCCGATAGCCATCCCCCTTGGTGCCTCTGCTTTGAGGCTCGAACTCGAGATTCAAGTAGTTTACGTCGACTCTGATGGCCTCGACTACGCCAAGGGCCCTCAAGGTTGCCATTTTTTTGTAAATGGTACTAACAAAAGGAGCGGCATACTGAGAGCGCCGCTTCACGCACTGCCACCAAATTCCAGCTGTACTTGGAATATCAAAGGATCCGCTGGGGACAGAGTGTGGATTTACTTTTCCTCGTACTCGCAACGGGACTTAACGGGTAGCGTCGAGAACAACGCCAGTTCTCAGTCGGATGTACCTTGCGCGATAAAGCTGATATTTTGGGATGGTACACCGTCCACTGGACTTCCAATGGCCACGCTTTGTGACGACACACCTAAGCTGTGTGCACACGCGGCTCTGAGGAATGTCACTAGAAGCACGAGGCCCTGTACAGAGGATGAAAGTTACATCACAGTCGCACCATCTTTAACGTTACGTATGGAAACGTTGTTGGGTACTGCACTTCATACGGTTAACTTTAAT GCACAGTATGAATTTATTTCGACCACTCAAGTTGGCGAACCCTGGGGAGACGGAGTTTGCAGCAGAGTATGGCGCAAAGTTCGAAGCGGCGAGGTAACATCACCTCGTGATGTTCGTCTTTTTGGAAGAGGTGGATCCCCAAAATTAGACTGTAGATATCGTATAGAGGCTGGTGCGGACGAGAGGGTGCGATTGACGTTGCACAACGTCAGTCTAGGCGAGTCTACCATTTGCACGAGCGAGCCAGACCCTCATACTGGCCGACCACGTTGTGTTCAAGAAGTGGGTTCCAGAGAAGCTCGTTTAGTTTTATACGAAGCGCCTTGGCGGGATGTAAAGCTTCCGAGAGCTTGTTTATGTGATAACACGTCGCATCTTCCATTGACGCACATCTCTTCGAGCAGAGCTTTAGAGATTACGTTTTTAATCGAACAACAAGCTCCGCACGAAGACTTTgaaactctttttttttatgcTAGCTTCGAACTTGTTCGTGCACCCGAGTGTCCCAGAAAGCAAAGAGTACGCGGAGAAG GTGGCGAATTACGATTCGTGGCTCCACCATTATCGAGACCAGATATTTATTGTGAAGGACTTCCATGGTTAGTGGAGGCACGCGAAAACAGGTCCCTTTTCGTTTTAACTTGGGGCTGGTTCCTCCCCCTAGAACCATCGCCGATATCAGAAATGAACGAACAAAGCAAATGTCCAACCACCAACAGAATCCTCCTTTACTCCGGTTGGCCGCCAAAACTTCTAAAAGTAGTGTGTCCCGCTGAACCAGGTGCAAGAGAGTTCACCGTTCACGTCTTCTCCGAAGAGTGGCTAGGAGGCACCGGCGAGGGTAAATGGCCAGGTCCACCACGACCTCCTGCGCTTTTGCTGGACTTTGTTGCAAGAGAATCTGGTCAGGCTGCAGCCTCGTGGTTAGAAATTTCGAAGAGCAGAGCTGCATTACGTAGACAGCTACGTTTACCCGAAAGAGGAATAGAGAATGAGACATTGGCTAACGGAGACTGTCCCCATAAGTGTCCCGAATTAAGCGCTTGCATTGCCGCGAGTCTTTGGTGTGATGGGAGAGCTCATTGTCCGTCCGGACACGATGAAGCGAATTGTGGTAACGGGGCGAAATTACTTGGATTATTACCTTCGGAAATGTGGCTGGTATTAGCCGGTGTCGCTGGAATTATCGCTGCCTTTGCGTGCTTCTTTGTGGTACTGATTAGCAG gTCAAAAGCGCGTACGAAAAGACTTCACTATAAGGGTACAAAAAAAAGCAATAGACCGAGGCGAGCGCCGACAGAGGAGACGTTACTGGGAGCAGCATCCTGA